The Streptomyces sp. NBC_01775 genome includes a region encoding these proteins:
- a CDS encoding rod shape-determining protein has protein sequence MAKRTPSTAVRSRDIGIDLGTANTLVYARGRGVVLDEPSVVAIDSRTGKVLAVGAEARQAVGRTPGSITATRPLKGGVITDFEATEGMLRYFIRAARGGRRGGRSPRVVVCVPSGVTGVERRAVLQTADRAGARSVRLIEEPMAAAIGAGLPVHEARGSMVVDIGGGSTEIAVISLGGMVVSHSARVAGDALDAAIAAYVEREFAIAVGERTAEDIKISLGTGEPVQVRGRDKNTGMPKVVHLAPEEIREAMERPVRAIVSAVRTAFDDCPPELYGDIMERGIVLTGGGALLHGLDERLVKETGMPVVVADEPLGCVALGTGRCLEEYEKMDSVFAA, from the coding sequence ATGGCTAAGCGCACTCCGTCCACTGCTGTACGCAGCCGCGACATCGGTATAGACCTGGGCACGGCCAACACCCTGGTGTACGCGCGAGGGCGCGGCGTGGTGCTGGACGAGCCGTCCGTCGTCGCGATCGACTCAAGGACCGGAAAGGTCCTGGCCGTCGGGGCCGAGGCACGCCAGGCCGTGGGCCGCACCCCCGGCTCCATCACCGCCACCCGCCCCCTCAAGGGCGGCGTGATCACGGACTTCGAGGCGACGGAGGGCATGCTGCGCTACTTCATCCGTGCCGCGCGCGGCGGCCGGCGGGGCGGCAGGTCCCCGCGCGTGGTGGTGTGTGTGCCCAGCGGGGTGACCGGAGTTGAGCGCCGCGCCGTGCTCCAGACCGCCGACCGGGCGGGCGCCCGCTCGGTGCGGCTGATCGAGGAGCCGATGGCCGCGGCGATCGGCGCGGGGCTCCCGGTGCACGAGGCGCGCGGCTCGATGGTCGTCGACATCGGCGGCGGCAGCACCGAGATCGCCGTCATCTCACTGGGCGGGATGGTCGTCTCGCACTCGGCGCGCGTCGCGGGCGACGCGCTGGACGCGGCCATCGCGGCGTACGTGGAGCGGGAGTTCGCCATCGCCGTGGGGGAGCGGACGGCGGAGGACATCAAGATCTCCCTCGGCACCGGCGAACCCGTCCAGGTGCGCGGTCGCGACAAGAACACCGGTATGCCCAAGGTCGTGCACCTGGCGCCGGAGGAGATCCGCGAGGCGATGGAGCGCCCGGTGCGGGCCATCGTCTCCGCGGTGCGCACCGCCTTCGACGACTGCCCGCCCGAGCTGTACGGCGACATCATGGAGCGCGGCATCGTCCTGACCGGCGGCGGCGCGCTGCTGCACGGCCTGGACGAGCGGCTGGTCAAGGAGACCGGTATGCCCGTGGTGGTGGCGGACGAGCCCCTGGGCTGCGTCGCCCTGGGCACGGGCCGCTGTCTGGAGGAGTACGAGAAGATGGACTCGGTCTTCGCCGCGTAA
- a CDS encoding methionine synthase translates to MSEKRKQTPWGPAAATGLGSMPGTDAREAARTVTGSLETPGHLPYLPELPARGPGADMLGRTAGMLAEMYVHLEPSGWRISDRPGRDTRRARAWLGEDLDAVEEFTQGATGEGACLKVSAVGPWTLAAGLERRNGEAMLGDPGACRDLAASLAEGLRAHLADLRRRVPGAALVLQLDEPSLTAVLQGSVRTASGYRTYSAVDRAVAEGVLRDLAAVHDGPVIVHSCAPRVPVALLRRAGVDGISLDATLLTESEDEAIGEAVEGGVTLFAGVVPSTEPEGRALSDPAGSVGGVRSLWRRLGLSPGLLAESVVVTPTCGLAGASPAYARRALAHCVQAARSLADNPQ, encoded by the coding sequence GTGAGCGAGAAGCGTAAGCAGACCCCCTGGGGCCCGGCGGCGGCCACCGGCCTCGGCTCGATGCCCGGCACCGACGCGCGGGAGGCGGCACGGACCGTCACGGGATCCCTGGAGACACCCGGACACCTGCCCTATCTCCCGGAGCTGCCCGCGCGCGGCCCCGGGGCCGACATGCTCGGCCGCACGGCCGGGATGCTGGCCGAGATGTATGTGCACCTGGAGCCCAGCGGCTGGCGGATCAGCGACCGGCCAGGACGCGACACCCGGCGCGCCCGCGCCTGGCTGGGCGAGGACCTGGACGCCGTCGAGGAGTTCACCCAGGGCGCGACCGGCGAGGGCGCCTGTCTGAAGGTCTCCGCCGTCGGCCCCTGGACGCTCGCGGCGGGCCTGGAGCGGCGCAACGGCGAGGCGATGCTGGGCGACCCGGGCGCCTGCCGCGACCTGGCGGCCTCGCTCGCCGAGGGCCTGCGCGCACACCTGGCCGACCTGCGGCGCAGGGTGCCCGGCGCCGCATTGGTCCTCCAGCTGGACGAGCCGTCGCTGACCGCCGTGCTCCAGGGCAGCGTGCGCACCGCCAGCGGATACCGCACCTACTCCGCCGTCGACCGCGCCGTCGCCGAGGGCGTGCTGCGCGATCTGGCCGCTGTGCACGACGGGCCCGTGATCGTGCACTCCTGTGCGCCGCGCGTGCCCGTCGCGCTGCTGCGCCGGGCCGGCGTGGACGGCATCTCCCTCGATGCCACACTGCTCACCGAGAGTGAGGACGAGGCGATCGGGGAGGCGGTGGAGGGCGGCGTCACGCTCTTCGCGGGTGTCGTGCCCTCCACCGAGCCCGAGGGACGGGCATTGTCAGACCCGGCCGGTAGCGTCGGGGGTGTCAGGTCGCTGTGGCGCAGGCTCGGGCTGTCTCCCGGGCTGCTGGCCGAGTCCGTCGTGGTCACCCCCACGTGCGGGCTGGCGGGGGCCTCGCCCGCGTACGCGCGTCGGGCGCTCGCCCACTGCGTCCAGGCGGCACGATCACTCGCTGACAACCCTCAGTGA
- a CDS encoding SDR family oxidoreductase: MPTHVITGGGSGIGAEVARRLLERGDTLYLLARDAGRAKELAEEFEGAHTLVGDLAEPERLSWAFGHQTLPDSVDSLLHIAGVVELGPVGEFSPKLWNETLAANLVAPAELTRLFLPQLRMARGHVVFVNSGAGLRANPEWGAYAASKHGLKALADALRGEEADNGIRVTSVYPGRTATPMQEKVHRQEGKEYDAGRWIPADAIATTVLTALDLPRGAEVTDLSVRPGG, from the coding sequence ATGCCAACACATGTGATCACAGGCGGCGGCTCCGGCATCGGCGCCGAGGTGGCCAGACGGCTGCTGGAGCGGGGCGACACGCTCTATCTGCTGGCGCGCGACGCGGGGCGCGCCAAGGAGCTGGCCGAGGAGTTCGAGGGCGCCCACACCCTGGTGGGCGACCTCGCGGAGCCCGAGCGCCTCTCCTGGGCGTTCGGCCACCAGACCCTCCCCGACAGCGTCGACTCGCTCCTGCACATCGCCGGGGTCGTCGAGCTGGGCCCCGTCGGCGAATTCAGCCCCAAGCTGTGGAACGAGACGCTGGCCGCCAACCTCGTGGCGCCCGCCGAGCTGACCCGGCTGTTCCTGCCCCAGCTGCGCATGGCGCGCGGCCACGTCGTCTTCGTCAACTCGGGCGCGGGGCTGCGCGCCAACCCCGAGTGGGGGGCCTACGCGGCCAGCAAGCACGGCCTCAAGGCGCTGGCCGACGCGCTGCGCGGCGAGGAGGCGGACAACGGGATCCGCGTCACCTCCGTCTACCCCGGCCGCACCGCGACACCCATGCAGGAGAAGGTCCACCGGCAGGAGGGCAAGGAGTACGACGCCGGCCGGTGGATCCCCGCCGACGCCATCGCCACCACGGTGCTGACCGCCCTCGACCTGCCGCGCGGCGCCGAGGTCACCGACTTGTCCGTACGCCCCGGAGGCTGA
- a CDS encoding glycine/sarcosine N-methyltransferase, which produces MRPSGTAPWATVSSTGGFVISARPAQEFGDNPVEVRETGHYTEEYVPSFVEKWDSLIDWEKRAESEGNFFIDLLRKRGVKSVLDVATGTGFHSVRLLEAGFEAVSADGSADMLAMAFENGMKNGDHILRVVQADWRWLNRDVHGEYDAIVCLGNSFTHLFSERDRRKALAEFYAMLKHDGILILDQRNYDAILDEGFSSKHTYYYCGEDVAVEPEYMDEGLCRMRYRFPDKSEYHLNMFPLRKDYTRRLMSDVGFQRIETYGDFQHTYRAEQPDFFVHVAEKEYRMEDQEEGAYGSAVSTARSYYNSPDADAFYSSVWGGEDIHVGIYEGPQEPIADASRRTVERMASGLGLGKESTVLDLGSGFGGSARYLAETFGCRVQALNLSEVENQRHKELNSIRDLTDRIEVVDGSFESIPFPDSSVDVVWSQDAFLHSGDRLRVLEEVRRVLKPGGSLVFTDPMAADGTETSAIQPILDRIHLDDMGSPGFYTRELTRLGFAPVPHEGAGGGFEDLRTQLVTHYGRVLEETERQEAEGLAAKVSSEYLAQMKKGLTHWVDGGEQRQLTWGIFRFTLTEG; this is translated from the coding sequence GTGCGTCCTTCGGGGACCGCGCCTTGGGCCACCGTCTCTTCTACTGGAGGTTTCGTCATTTCCGCGCGACCCGCTCAGGAATTCGGAGACAACCCCGTCGAGGTTCGGGAAACCGGACACTACACAGAGGAGTACGTCCCAAGCTTTGTCGAGAAATGGGACTCCCTCATAGATTGGGAAAAACGAGCAGAGAGCGAGGGAAATTTCTTCATCGACCTGCTGCGAAAGCGGGGGGTAAAGAGCGTCCTGGATGTCGCGACGGGAACCGGGTTTCACTCGGTACGGCTCCTGGAAGCAGGCTTCGAGGCCGTGAGCGCGGACGGAAGCGCCGACATGCTCGCGATGGCGTTCGAGAACGGAATGAAGAACGGCGACCACATCCTGCGGGTCGTCCAGGCCGACTGGCGATGGCTCAACCGGGACGTCCACGGAGAGTACGACGCCATCGTGTGCCTCGGGAACTCGTTCACACATCTCTTCTCGGAGCGCGACAGGCGCAAGGCTCTCGCCGAGTTCTACGCCATGCTGAAGCATGACGGAATCCTCATCCTGGATCAGCGTAACTACGACGCGATTCTGGACGAGGGATTCTCCAGCAAGCACACGTACTACTACTGCGGCGAGGACGTCGCGGTGGAGCCCGAATACATGGACGAGGGGTTGTGCCGCATGCGGTACCGCTTCCCGGACAAGTCGGAGTACCACCTCAACATGTTCCCGCTCCGCAAGGACTACACGCGGCGCCTCATGTCCGACGTGGGTTTCCAACGCATCGAGACCTACGGCGACTTCCAGCACACCTATCGGGCCGAGCAGCCCGACTTCTTCGTGCATGTGGCGGAGAAGGAATACCGAATGGAGGATCAGGAGGAAGGCGCTTACGGAAGTGCCGTGAGTACGGCGCGGAGTTACTACAACTCCCCCGACGCCGACGCCTTCTATTCCTCCGTCTGGGGCGGCGAGGATATCCACGTCGGAATCTACGAGGGCCCGCAGGAGCCCATCGCCGACGCCAGCCGCCGCACCGTCGAGCGGATGGCGTCCGGACTCGGACTCGGCAAGGAGTCCACGGTCCTCGACCTCGGCTCGGGCTTCGGTGGATCGGCCCGCTATCTCGCCGAGACGTTCGGCTGCCGGGTACAGGCGCTCAACCTCAGCGAGGTGGAGAACCAGCGCCACAAGGAGCTGAACTCCATCCGGGACCTCACCGACCGTATCGAGGTGGTGGACGGCTCGTTCGAGAGCATTCCGTTCCCCGATTCGAGCGTCGACGTCGTGTGGTCGCAGGACGCCTTCTTGCACAGCGGGGACCGCCTCCGGGTACTGGAGGAGGTCCGGCGCGTCCTCAAGCCCGGTGGCAGCCTCGTGTTCACCGACCCGATGGCCGCCGACGGCACCGAGACGAGCGCGATCCAGCCCATCCTGGACCGCATCCACCTCGACGACATGGGCTCGCCCGGCTTCTACACCCGCGAACTGACGCGCCTCGGCTTCGCACCCGTCCCCCACGAGGGGGCCGGGGGCGGCTTCGAGGATCTGCGCACGCAGTTGGTGACCCACTACGGGCGTGTCCTGGAGGAGACCGAGCGCCAGGAGGCCGAGGGCCTCGCCGCGAAGGTCAGTTCCGAGTACCTCGCCCAGATGAAGAAAGGACTCACCCACTGGGTCGACGGCGGTGAACAGCGCCAGCTCACCTGGGGCATCTTCCGCTTCACCCTCACCGAGGGCTGA
- the ligA gene encoding NAD-dependent DNA ligase LigA, whose translation MAGEQDVAVPAQAREEHARLAEQIEEHRFRYYVKDAPVVSDAEFDRLLRALEALEEEHPSLRTPDSPTQKVSGHYETEFTEVAHRERMLSLDNAFDDEELGEWADRVARELEGVPYHFLCELKVDGLAVNLTYEHGRLTRAATRGDGRTGEDITPNVRTIADIPERLTGERLPELVEVRGEVFFPMERFEELNARLVEAGEKPFANPRNAAAGSLRQKDPRVTATRPLHMVVHGIGALEGFEKEDFSRLSHAYDLLGEWGLPTSAHAKVVDGLEGVRKFIAHYGEHRHSVEHEIDGVVVKLDEIRLQGRLGSTSRAPRWAIAWKYAPEEVNTKLADIRVGVGRTGRVTPYAVVEPVTVAGSEVEFATLHNQEVVKSKGVLIGDTVVLRKAGDVIPEILGPVADLRDGTEREFVMPAVCPECGSALQPMKEGDIDLRCPNARSCPAQLRERLFYLAGRKSLDIEHFGYVVASALTQPLEPAQPPLRDESGLFDLTVEDLLPIVAYVVDQDSGLPKRDPKTGEEKTVTLFANQQGEPRKNTLAMLENIQAAKDRPLARIITGLSIRHVGPVAAEALAREFRSLDRIAAAEEAELAATEGVGPTIAASLKAWFAEDWHREIVERWRAAGVRMEEEAAGEETPRPLEGLTVVVTGTLATYTRDGAKAALQNQGAKVTGSVSKKTGFVVVGDNPGSKHDKAVQLKVPILDDDGLTVLLEQGPDAARETALPEEEPEKADD comes from the coding sequence GTGGCTGGCGAACAGGACGTGGCGGTTCCGGCTCAGGCGCGGGAGGAGCACGCACGCCTCGCGGAGCAGATCGAGGAGCACCGCTTCCGGTACTACGTGAAGGACGCCCCGGTCGTCAGCGACGCCGAGTTCGACAGGCTGCTGCGCGCGCTGGAGGCGCTGGAGGAGGAGCACCCCTCCCTGCGCACCCCCGACTCACCGACCCAGAAGGTCTCGGGGCACTACGAGACGGAGTTCACCGAGGTCGCGCACCGCGAGCGCATGCTCTCGCTGGACAACGCCTTCGACGACGAGGAGCTGGGGGAGTGGGCCGACCGCGTCGCCCGTGAGCTGGAGGGCGTGCCCTACCATTTCCTGTGCGAGCTGAAGGTGGACGGCCTCGCGGTCAACCTCACCTATGAGCACGGCAGACTCACCCGCGCCGCCACTCGCGGCGACGGCCGCACCGGCGAGGACATCACCCCCAACGTCCGTACGATCGCCGACATCCCCGAGCGCCTCACCGGCGAGCGCCTCCCCGAGCTGGTCGAGGTGCGCGGCGAGGTCTTCTTCCCCATGGAGCGCTTCGAGGAGCTGAACGCACGCCTGGTGGAGGCGGGCGAGAAGCCCTTCGCCAACCCGCGCAACGCGGCGGCCGGCTCGCTGCGCCAGAAGGACCCCCGCGTCACCGCCACCCGGCCGCTGCACATGGTCGTGCACGGCATCGGCGCCCTGGAGGGCTTCGAGAAGGAGGACTTCAGCCGTCTCTCGCACGCCTACGACCTGCTGGGCGAGTGGGGCCTGCCGACCTCCGCCCACGCGAAGGTCGTGGACGGGCTGGAGGGCGTGCGGAAGTTCATCGCCCACTACGGCGAGCACCGCCACTCGGTCGAGCACGAGATCGACGGCGTCGTGGTGAAGCTGGACGAGATCCGGCTCCAGGGCCGGCTGGGCTCCACCTCCCGCGCTCCTCGCTGGGCCATCGCGTGGAAGTACGCGCCCGAGGAGGTCAACACCAAGCTGGCCGACATCCGCGTCGGCGTCGGGCGCACGGGCCGGGTCACTCCCTACGCGGTCGTCGAGCCGGTCACGGTCGCCGGCTCCGAGGTCGAGTTCGCCACGCTGCACAACCAGGAGGTCGTCAAGTCCAAGGGCGTCCTCATCGGGGACACGGTCGTCCTGCGCAAGGCCGGCGACGTCATCCCCGAGATCCTCGGCCCCGTCGCCGACCTGCGGGACGGCACCGAGCGGGAGTTCGTGATGCCCGCCGTGTGCCCCGAGTGCGGCTCGGCCCTCCAGCCCATGAAGGAGGGGGACATCGACCTGCGGTGTCCCAACGCCCGCTCCTGCCCGGCCCAGCTGCGCGAGCGGCTCTTCTACCTGGCGGGCCGCAAGTCGCTGGACATCGAGCACTTCGGCTACGTGGTGGCCAGCGCGCTCACCCAGCCGCTGGAGCCGGCCCAGCCGCCGCTGCGGGACGAGAGCGGCCTGTTCGACCTCACCGTCGAGGACCTGCTGCCGATCGTGGCGTATGTGGTCGACCAGGACAGCGGGCTGCCCAAGCGCGACCCGAAGACGGGCGAGGAGAAGACCGTCACCCTCTTCGCCAACCAGCAGGGCGAGCCGAGGAAGAACACCCTGGCCATGCTGGAGAACATCCAGGCGGCCAAGGACCGGCCGCTGGCCAGGATCATCACGGGCCTGTCCATCCGCCATGTGGGCCCGGTCGCCGCCGAGGCACTCGCCCGCGAGTTCCGCTCGCTGGACCGGATCGCGGCGGCCGAGGAGGCCGAGCTGGCTGCCACCGAGGGCGTCGGGCCGACGATCGCCGCCTCGCTGAAGGCGTGGTTCGCCGAGGACTGGCACCGCGAGATCGTCGAGCGCTGGCGCGCGGCCGGGGTCCGGATGGAAGAGGAGGCGGCGGGCGAGGAGACCCCGCGCCCCCTGGAGGGGCTCACCGTCGTGGTCACCGGCACCCTGGCGACCTACACCCGGGACGGAGCGAAGGCCGCGCTCCAGAACCAGGGCGCCAAGGTCACGGGATCGGTTTCGAAGAAGACCGGATTCGTCGTGGTAGGCGACAACCCTGGCTCAAAACATGACAAGGCCGTGCAGTTGAAGGTGCCGATTCTGGACGACGACGGCCTCACGGTCCTGTTGGAGCAGGGGCCGGATGCCGCACGAGAGACGGCATTGCCGGAGGAGGAACCGGAGAAAGCGGACGATTGA